The Citrifermentans bemidjiense Bem genome window below encodes:
- a CDS encoding class I SAM-dependent DNA methyltransferase, with protein sequence MKDEILMFEQAFKNIDDVLWKEAGCTTELDYTEQTSWLLFLKYLDGLEQDKAMEAELEGKKYSYILDEPYRWETWAAPKGADGQLDHNKAMTGDDLRDFVDRKLFPYLHGFKQKASGPNTIEYKIGEIFGEIKNKIHSGYSLRDIIDHIDELRFRSQSEKHELSQLYEAKIRNMGNAGRNGGEYYTPRPLIRAIVQVVKPEIGERIYDGAVGSAGFLCEAYDYLVAKPNLTTADLKMLQERTFYGKEKKSLAYVIAIMNLILHGIEAPNIIHTNTLTENLADVQEKDRFDVILANPPFGGKERPEVQQNFPIRTGETAFLFLQHFIKMLKAGGRAGVVIKNTFLSNTDNAAVSLRKLLLESCNLHTILDCPGGTFQGAGVKTVVLFFEKGAPTREIWYYQLDPGRNMGKTNPLNDDDLIEFVELRKTLADSPKSWSVNVDDIDKATFDLSTKNPNGNEEVVHRTPQAIIDEIAALDAESTELLVKIRALL encoded by the coding sequence ATGAAGGATGAGATACTGATGTTCGAGCAGGCATTCAAAAATATAGATGACGTTCTCTGGAAGGAAGCGGGTTGTACCACTGAGCTCGATTACACGGAGCAGACTTCCTGGCTGCTGTTCCTGAAGTACTTGGATGGCTTGGAACAGGACAAGGCCATGGAAGCTGAGTTGGAGGGGAAGAAGTACAGCTACATCCTAGACGAGCCGTACCGTTGGGAGACTTGGGCTGCGCCGAAGGGGGCAGATGGGCAACTCGATCACAATAAAGCGATGACTGGGGACGACCTTCGCGACTTCGTGGATCGCAAACTCTTTCCCTATCTGCACGGCTTCAAACAGAAGGCGAGCGGACCGAATACCATCGAGTACAAGATCGGGGAGATCTTCGGCGAGATCAAGAATAAGATCCATAGCGGTTACAGCCTGCGCGACATCATCGACCACATCGACGAACTGCGGTTTCGGTCGCAGTCGGAAAAGCACGAACTCTCCCAGCTCTATGAAGCAAAGATCAGGAACATGGGCAACGCCGGCCGGAACGGCGGCGAGTATTACACCCCGCGCCCACTCATCCGTGCCATCGTACAGGTCGTGAAGCCGGAGATAGGCGAGCGTATTTATGACGGGGCTGTCGGTTCCGCAGGCTTCTTGTGCGAAGCGTACGACTACCTAGTGGCCAAGCCCAATCTGACTACTGCCGACCTGAAGATGTTGCAGGAGCGCACGTTCTACGGGAAGGAAAAGAAGTCGCTGGCCTACGTCATCGCGATCATGAACCTGATCCTGCATGGGATTGAAGCCCCGAACATCATCCACACCAACACCCTCACGGAAAACTTGGCCGACGTGCAGGAGAAGGACCGCTTCGACGTTATCCTCGCCAATCCCCCCTTTGGCGGCAAGGAACGCCCGGAAGTCCAACAGAACTTCCCGATTCGCACCGGGGAGACGGCCTTCCTGTTCCTTCAGCACTTCATCAAGATGCTGAAGGCAGGGGGGCGAGCTGGCGTCGTAATTAAAAACACTTTCCTCTCCAACACGGACAACGCTGCAGTCAGCCTACGGAAGCTCCTGCTGGAAAGCTGCAACCTGCACACCATCCTCGACTGCCCAGGTGGAACCTTCCAAGGCGCCGGTGTGAAGACTGTCGTGCTGTTTTTTGAGAAGGGAGCACCGACCCGTGAGATCTGGTACTACCAGCTTGATCCGGGTCGCAACATGGGTAAGACGAACCCGCTCAATGATGACGATCTTATCGAGTTCGTCGAACTGCGAAAGACCCTTGCCGACTCGCCGAAATCGTGGAGTGTGAATGTTGACGACATCGACAAGGCAACCTTCGATCTTTCTACGAAGAATCCCAACGGCAACGAAGAGGTTGTCCATCGTACTCCGCAAGCAATCATTGATGAGATCGCGGCTCTCGACGCCGAAAGTACTGAGCTGCTGGTAAAGATAAGGGCTCTGCTATGA
- a CDS encoding GyrI-like domain-containing protein, whose translation MEQIDYKKRLKHLFAPPTKQVETVDVPKMNFLMVDGAGDPNTSQSFKDAVEALYPVAYTLKFMVKKVELAVDYGVLPLEGLWWSDDLSAFSTGNKDAWKWTLMIMQPEFITESMFTAAIAEVARKKKPVSLPLVRFEPFHEGKAAQILHIGPFSEEGPTIEKVHSFIEQSGSSRTGKHHEIYLSDPRRTAPEKWKTIVRQPMS comes from the coding sequence ATGGAACAGATCGATTACAAGAAGCGGCTCAAGCACCTTTTCGCCCCCCCCACCAAGCAGGTGGAAACGGTGGACGTGCCGAAGATGAACTTCCTGATGGTGGACGGCGCCGGCGATCCGAACACCTCGCAGTCGTTCAAGGACGCGGTCGAAGCCCTCTACCCGGTGGCCTACACGCTGAAGTTCATGGTGAAAAAAGTTGAGTTGGCTGTGGACTATGGTGTGCTGCCCCTGGAAGGCCTTTGGTGGTCCGACGACCTCTCCGCCTTCAGCACCGGCAACAAGGACGCCTGGAAATGGACCTTGATGATCATGCAGCCGGAATTCATCACCGAATCCATGTTCACTGCCGCCATCGCCGAGGTGGCGCGCAAGAAGAAACCTGTTTCCTTGCCGCTGGTGCGGTTCGAGCCCTTCCACGAGGGGAAGGCTGCCCAGATCCTGCACATCGGGCCTTTTTCCGAGGAGGGACCTACCATAGAAAAGGTCCACTCCTTCATCGAGCAAAGCGGCAGCAGCAGGACCGGCAAGCACCACGAAATCTATCTGAGCGACCCGCGCCGAACCGCGCCGGAAAAATGGAAGACGATCGTCCGGCAGCCGATGTCATGA
- a CDS encoding acetyl-CoA hydrolase/transferase family protein, with amino-acid sequence MNSVKKAKQNYEAEYRQKLCTPEEAASVVKSGDHLCFPISCGEPTLFVRALAKRKRELEGVVVNQQHHLCPDYFTEDSAPHIKVNAWFTSHVSRQAVQEGWADFVPNYFHEVPKLLREYWPIDVAGTVVSPMDEHGYFTCSLSVAYTMEAVKKAKKVVLQVSPQAPRTHGNCHIHISEVSHIIECHEPLQELSIPPISPVEEAIGGYLSELIEDGSCLQLGWGGIPNSICKALLNKKDLGIHTELLSDGMVDLMLSGAVNNSKKKTHRGKTIATFALGTKRLYEFMHENPQIEMHPVDYVNYPHNIGKNDKVVSINATLQVDLLGQCCSESFGHLQYSGTGGQADFVRGSNISNGGKGFITLPSTAKDGAVSRIVPTLTSGASITTGKNDVDYVATEYGVAKLRGQTARQRALNLINIAHPDFREELMAAARKMNRI; translated from the coding sequence ATGAACAGTGTGAAGAAGGCCAAGCAGAACTACGAGGCGGAGTACCGCCAGAAGCTTTGCACCCCTGAAGAGGCGGCATCGGTCGTCAAGTCGGGGGATCATCTTTGTTTTCCCATCAGCTGCGGCGAGCCGACCCTCTTCGTGAGGGCGCTCGCAAAGAGGAAGCGTGAGCTGGAAGGGGTCGTGGTCAACCAGCAGCATCACCTTTGCCCTGACTATTTCACCGAGGACTCCGCGCCCCACATCAAAGTGAACGCCTGGTTCACCAGCCATGTTTCGCGGCAGGCCGTCCAGGAAGGGTGGGCTGACTTCGTCCCCAACTACTTCCACGAGGTGCCGAAACTGCTGAGGGAGTACTGGCCCATCGACGTCGCCGGTACTGTGGTCTCGCCGATGGACGAGCATGGCTACTTCACCTGCAGCCTCTCGGTAGCCTACACGATGGAGGCGGTGAAAAAGGCGAAGAAGGTCGTGCTGCAGGTGAGCCCCCAGGCGCCGAGGACCCACGGCAACTGTCACATCCACATCTCGGAGGTCTCCCACATCATCGAGTGCCACGAGCCGCTCCAGGAGCTGTCGATCCCCCCCATCTCCCCGGTCGAGGAGGCTATCGGCGGCTACCTCTCCGAACTAATCGAAGACGGTTCCTGCCTGCAGCTCGGGTGGGGAGGGATTCCCAACTCCATCTGCAAGGCGCTCCTCAACAAGAAGGACCTCGGCATCCACACCGAACTCCTCTCGGACGGGATGGTCGACCTGATGCTGTCGGGGGCGGTCAACAACTCGAAAAAGAAAACCCACCGCGGCAAGACCATAGCCACCTTCGCGCTCGGGACCAAGCGCCTCTACGAGTTCATGCACGAGAACCCGCAGATCGAGATGCATCCGGTGGACTACGTCAACTACCCGCACAACATCGGCAAAAACGACAAGGTGGTTTCCATCAACGCGACCCTCCAGGTCGACCTCCTCGGCCAGTGCTGCTCGGAATCGTTCGGTCACCTCCAGTACAGCGGGACCGGCGGCCAGGCGGATTTCGTGCGCGGCTCGAACATCTCCAACGGCGGCAAGGGGTTCATCACCCTCCCTTCCACCGCGAAAGACGGGGCCGTCTCCAGGATCGTCCCGACTCTCACCTCGGGGGCATCGATCACCACCGGCAAAAACGACGTCGACTACGTTGCCACGGAGTACGGGGTTGCAAAGCTGAGGGGGCAGACTGCCCGGCAGAGGGCGCTCAACCTGATCAACATCGCCCATCCTGATTTCCGCGAGGAACTCATGGCTGCAGCGAGAAAGATGAACCGCATTTAA